A genomic region of Pseudomonas saponiphila contains the following coding sequences:
- the istB gene encoding IS21-like element IS1474 family helper ATPase IstB, with protein sequence MMPQHTLNQLHQLRLDGMARALEEQWTLPASHSLSFDERLGLLLDRELAWRDNQRLVRLRKKAKLKYANACLEDLDRRTGRALDERLIATLASGDWIRQQHNLLLTGPTGAGKTWLACALGNQACRQGYSTLYLRTPRLLEQLRIAHGDGSFGRTLQQLAKVDVLVLDDWALAPLEEGARHDLLEVIDDRAGSRSTILTSQLPIEHWHGWINDPTLADAILDRLVHNAYRLTMKGESLRRKKAEEQAAS encoded by the coding sequence ATGATGCCGCAACACACCCTGAATCAACTGCACCAGCTACGCCTGGACGGCATGGCCCGCGCCCTGGAAGAGCAATGGACGCTGCCGGCCAGCCACAGCCTGAGCTTCGATGAACGCCTCGGCCTACTGCTCGACCGCGAACTGGCCTGGCGTGACAACCAGCGCCTGGTACGGCTGCGCAAGAAGGCCAAGCTCAAGTACGCCAACGCCTGCCTGGAAGATCTCGACCGCCGCACCGGACGCGCCCTGGACGAGCGTCTGATCGCCACCCTGGCCAGTGGCGACTGGATCCGCCAGCAGCACAACCTGCTGCTGACCGGCCCGACCGGTGCCGGCAAAACCTGGCTGGCCTGCGCCCTGGGCAACCAGGCCTGCCGCCAGGGCTATAGCACCCTGTACCTGCGCACCCCGCGCCTGCTGGAACAACTGCGCATCGCTCATGGCGACGGCAGCTTCGGCCGTACCCTGCAACAGCTGGCAAAGGTCGACGTCCTGGTGCTGGACGACTGGGCGCTAGCCCCGCTGGAGGAAGGAGCCCGGCATGACCTGCTGGAGGTGATCGACGACCGCGCTGGCAGCCGCTCCACCATCCTGACGAGCCAACTGCCCATCGAGCACTGGCACGGCTGGATCAACGACCCGACCCTGGCCGATGCCATCCTCGACCGCCTGGTGCACAACGCCTACCGACTGACGATGAAAGGCGAGTCGCTGCGCCGAAAAAAAGCCGAGGAACAAGCCGCATCGTGA
- the istA gene encoding IS21 family transposase, translated as MAAPRVAMRNIKECLRLKFEAGLSHEKIARALQLSKGVVSKYIAAARVAGLDWPALVAMDEAALAAALFAPTSTNKPRGERVLPDVLSIHRELRRKGVTLQLLWEEYLAAHAGQPTYRYTQFVEHYRRYAQTLKRSMRQLHRAGEKLFIDYAGPTLPVVDPATGEVRRAHIFVAALGASNYTYACATPGETQVDWLTSLGQALTYFGGVPEMVVPDNPRALVAQPDRYEPGLNRATLECARHYQTVILPARPRKPQDKAKAEVAVQVVERWIMARLRHRQFFSLHALNQAIAELLEDLNRRPFKRLDGCRRDWFERLDRPALRALPVHPYEVATFKRCKVSIDYHIEVNGSFYSVPSALARQNVDVRLTAHTLEVLHGNRRVASHLLLGRRGAYSTQREHMPAAHQAHREWTPQRLLDWGARIGPYTRQLIDHQLTHKPHPEMGYRACLGLLSLARRYGNARLEAAAERAVHLRAFTGRSVRNLLQQGLDQQPLPQRAAETTLPGDHENVRGADYYQPPQQELFDDAATHPESTAPATPGRHGPRPGRAMDAAGQPQPELR; from the coding sequence ATGGCGGCGCCGCGAGTAGCCATGCGAAACATCAAAGAATGTCTGCGCCTCAAGTTTGAGGCCGGCTTGTCCCACGAGAAGATTGCCCGTGCCTTGCAGCTGTCCAAGGGCGTGGTTAGCAAGTACATCGCGGCGGCGCGGGTGGCCGGGCTGGACTGGCCGGCGCTGGTGGCCATGGACGAGGCCGCGCTGGCGGCCGCCTTGTTTGCACCGACGTCGACGAACAAGCCGCGCGGTGAGCGAGTGCTGCCCGATGTGCTGAGCATCCACCGCGAGTTGCGACGCAAGGGCGTGACCTTGCAGCTGCTGTGGGAGGAATATCTCGCCGCGCATGCGGGCCAGCCGACCTACCGCTACACCCAGTTCGTCGAGCACTACCGGCGCTACGCCCAGACGCTCAAACGTTCGATGCGTCAGCTGCACCGTGCGGGCGAGAAGCTATTCATCGACTATGCCGGGCCGACGCTGCCGGTGGTCGACCCGGCCACCGGCGAAGTGCGCCGGGCGCACATCTTCGTCGCCGCCCTGGGCGCCTCGAATTACACCTATGCCTGCGCGACGCCAGGCGAAACCCAGGTGGACTGGCTGACCTCGCTGGGCCAGGCTCTGACCTACTTTGGCGGCGTGCCGGAAATGGTTGTGCCGGACAATCCGCGCGCCCTGGTCGCCCAGCCGGATCGCTACGAGCCGGGCCTGAACCGGGCCACGCTGGAGTGCGCGCGTCATTACCAGACGGTGATCCTGCCGGCACGGCCACGCAAGCCTCAGGACAAGGCCAAGGCCGAGGTGGCGGTGCAGGTGGTCGAGCGCTGGATCATGGCGCGGCTGCGCCATCGGCAGTTCTTCAGCCTGCATGCGCTTAACCAGGCCATCGCCGAGCTGCTGGAGGATCTGAATCGGCGCCCGTTCAAGCGGCTCGATGGCTGCCGGCGCGACTGGTTCGAGCGCCTGGATCGCCCGGCCTTGCGAGCGCTGCCGGTGCATCCCTACGAGGTCGCCACCTTCAAGCGCTGCAAGGTCAGCATCGACTACCACATCGAGGTCAATGGCAGCTTCTACAGCGTGCCCTCCGCCCTGGCCCGGCAGAACGTGGACGTGCGACTGACGGCACACACCCTGGAAGTGCTGCATGGCAACCGGCGGGTGGCCAGCCACCTGCTGCTGGGGCGACGCGGCGCTTACAGTACCCAGCGCGAGCACATGCCCGCGGCGCACCAGGCGCATCGCGAATGGACGCCACAACGCCTGCTCGACTGGGGCGCGCGGATCGGCCCCTACACGCGCCAACTGATCGATCACCAACTGACCCACAAGCCGCACCCGGAGATGGGCTACCGCGCCTGCCTCGGCCTGCTCTCGCTGGCCCGGCGCTATGGCAATGCACGCCTGGAAGCCGCTGCCGAACGTGCCGTACACCTGCGCGCCTTCACCGGGCGCAGCGTGCGCAACCTGCTCCAGCAAGGCCTGGATCAACAGCCGCTGCCCCAGCGTGCCGCCGAAACGACCTTACCCGGCGACCACGAGAACGTCCGTGGCGCCGACTACTACCAACCCCCGCAACAGGAGCTGTTCGATGATGCCGCAACACACCCTGAATCAACTGCACCAGCTACGCCTGGACGGCATGGCCCGCGCCCTGGAAGAGCAATGGACGCTGCCGGCCAGCCACAGCCTGAGCTTCGATGA
- a CDS encoding single-stranded DNA-binding protein gives MARGVNKVILVGTCGQDPEVRYLPNGNAVTNLSLATSEQWTDKQTGQKVERTEWHRVSLFGKVAEIAGEYLRKGSQCYIEGKLQTREWEKDGIKRYTTEIIVDMQGTMQLLGGRPQNQQQQGGDPYNQGQQQAPRQQAPRPQQAQRRPAQQQPPQPSPQPAADFDSFDDDIPFMDPYRFTWMMQ, from the coding sequence ATGGCCCGTGGCGTAAACAAAGTGATCCTCGTTGGCACTTGCGGACAAGACCCCGAAGTCCGCTATTTGCCCAATGGCAACGCCGTTACCAATCTGAGCTTGGCCACCAGCGAGCAATGGACCGACAAACAGACAGGCCAGAAGGTCGAGCGCACCGAGTGGCACCGCGTTTCGTTGTTTGGCAAGGTCGCGGAAATTGCCGGCGAGTATCTGCGTAAAGGCTCCCAGTGCTACATCGAGGGCAAGTTGCAGACCCGCGAATGGGAGAAGGACGGCATCAAGCGTTACACCACCGAGATCATCGTGGACATGCAGGGCACCATGCAGCTACTGGGCGGGCGTCCGCAGAACCAGCAACAGCAAGGCGGCGATCCGTACAACCAGGGCCAGCAGCAGGCACCACGTCAGCAGGCCCCGCGACCACAACAGGCCCAGCGGCGACCAGCCCAGCAACAGCCGCCGCAACCTTCCCCGCAGCCCGCCGCCGACTTCGATAGTTTCGACGACGATATCCCGTTCATGGACCCGTACCGCTTCACTTGGATGATGCAGTGA
- a CDS encoding TrfB-related DNA-binding protein, whose translation MQPTQPKYTAEQWTASLPALRGMSTKTLDIARAVLVEGKEPIEVANNIGQSRQLVHAAIKRVTAVLERQTVGLVPVMVWLTPEEAEQVKQMAAKHEQPKEAQPGTTKKTPNRQKKA comes from the coding sequence ATGCAGCCCACCCAGCCGAAATACACCGCCGAACAATGGACCGCTTCCCTGCCGGCGCTCCGGGGCATGTCCACCAAAACCCTGGACATTGCCAGGGCGGTGCTGGTGGAGGGCAAGGAACCTATCGAGGTGGCCAACAACATCGGCCAGTCGCGGCAGCTTGTACACGCTGCAATCAAGCGCGTAACCGCCGTGCTGGAGCGCCAGACCGTCGGCCTTGTGCCTGTCATGGTCTGGCTCACCCCCGAGGAAGCCGAGCAGGTCAAGCAGATGGCCGCCAAGCATGAGCAGCCAAAGGAGGCCCAACCAGGGACCACAAAGAAAACACCTAACCGACAGAAAAAGGCCTAG
- a CDS encoding DUF932 domain-containing protein translates to MRLSSNFRNPCMIRSDAPLTNDEIARVAPSIFAEEAHDSRSERYLYIPTVAVLDALRAEGFQPFMACQTRVRNTDKRDHTKHMIRLRHASNIMSKEANEIILLNSHDGSSSYQMMAGKFRFVCANGLVLGDMAMDQKVRHSGRIDVVNDVIEGAYEVLGQFEQIDANLDDMQHYHLRQEEQEAFAMAALAYRYDPSEGPAPVTPSQLLMPRRAEDRASDLWTTFNRVQENTIKGGLRGRNKQGRRTTTRAVNGIDQDVKLNRALWVLAQALRSGQAAA, encoded by the coding sequence ATGCGTCTTTCCAGCAACTTCCGTAACCCGTGCATGATCCGCAGCGATGCCCCTCTGACCAATGACGAGATTGCCCGCGTGGCGCCCTCGATCTTTGCCGAGGAAGCGCACGACAGCCGTTCGGAACGTTACCTGTATATCCCCACCGTCGCGGTGCTCGATGCGCTGCGCGCCGAAGGGTTTCAGCCGTTCATGGCTTGCCAGACCCGCGTCCGTAACACCGACAAGCGCGATCACACCAAGCACATGATTCGCCTGCGCCATGCCAGCAACATCATGAGCAAGGAAGCGAACGAAATCATTCTGCTGAACAGCCACGACGGGAGCAGCAGCTACCAGATGATGGCCGGCAAGTTCCGTTTCGTGTGCGCTAACGGGCTGGTCCTGGGCGACATGGCGATGGATCAGAAAGTGCGCCACAGCGGCCGCATTGACGTTGTTAACGACGTTATCGAAGGCGCCTATGAGGTGCTGGGCCAGTTCGAGCAGATCGACGCCAACCTTGACGACATGCAGCACTACCACTTGCGCCAGGAAGAGCAAGAAGCGTTCGCCATGGCGGCCCTGGCCTACCGCTATGACCCATCCGAAGGCCCTGCCCCGGTCACGCCGTCGCAACTGCTGATGCCGCGCCGTGCCGAAGACCGCGCAAGCGATCTCTGGACCACGTTCAACCGTGTGCAGGAAAACACCATCAAGGGCGGCTTGCGTGGCCGCAACAAGCAAGGACGCCGGACCACTACCCGCGCCGTTAACGGCATTGACCAAGACGTGAAACTCAATCGCGCCTTGTGGGTGCTGGCCCAGGCCCTACGCAGCGGCCAAGCCGCCGCGTAA
- a CDS encoding 3'-5' exonuclease produces the protein MARGRIHLTPAEAEAKGWLCCRDLKARHRLMPGYSTRPAGSVWQGRGAYHVYDPADCVPWKWEPSAAQLRRKDVAARAQALIGGDCLLLDTETTGVGNDDEVCEITILDASGTPLLNTLVRPTQLIPAEATAVHRITNDMVSTAPGWPEIAEQYASIVAGRTVVAYNASFDVRLLSQTHQRHGLVAPALATACAMLLYAEWHGEWVEGRYGCWQWRWIKLIEAARECGVLEDGAHRSLADARMTLGVLRYLHKRTNGRKPSTKRRTEHAQ, from the coding sequence ATGGCAAGAGGGCGTATTCACCTCACCCCTGCAGAAGCGGAGGCCAAAGGCTGGCTGTGCTGCCGCGATCTCAAGGCGCGCCACCGCCTAATGCCTGGGTATAGCACCCGGCCTGCCGGCAGCGTCTGGCAAGGTCGCGGTGCCTACCATGTTTACGACCCCGCCGATTGCGTGCCCTGGAAATGGGAGCCAAGTGCCGCGCAGCTTCGCCGGAAGGACGTGGCTGCCCGTGCCCAGGCGCTGATTGGCGGTGATTGTCTGCTGCTGGACACAGAAACAACGGGTGTGGGTAATGACGACGAGGTGTGCGAAATCACGATCCTCGACGCGAGCGGCACGCCCCTACTCAATACGCTGGTACGCCCGACTCAGCTGATTCCAGCGGAGGCTACAGCGGTTCACCGCATCACCAATGACATGGTGTCCACCGCACCGGGCTGGCCCGAGATCGCAGAGCAATACGCTTCTATCGTCGCGGGGCGAACGGTCGTTGCCTACAACGCTTCCTTTGACGTGCGCCTGCTTTCGCAGACCCACCAGCGGCACGGCCTTGTCGCCCCTGCGCTGGCCACCGCCTGCGCCATGCTGCTGTATGCCGAATGGCATGGGGAATGGGTTGAAGGCCGATATGGGTGCTGGCAATGGCGCTGGATCAAGCTGATCGAGGCCGCCCGTGAATGCGGCGTGCTGGAGGATGGTGCCCACCGTTCCCTGGCCGACGCTCGCATGACCCTGGGCGTGCTGCGTTACCTGCACAAGCGCACCAATGGACGCAAACCTTCTACCAAGCGGAGAACTGAACATGCCCAGTGA
- a CDS encoding PIN domain-containing protein: MSKKTYMLDTNICSFIMRERPEAVLAKLEQAVIHQHRIVVSAITYSEMRFGAANPKASPKVAAMVNAFVQRLDAILSWDAAAVDQTTQIRTTLARLGTPIGNNDAAIAGHALAAGCVLVTNNTREFARVPGLVLEDWTQPTTTKS; encoded by the coding sequence ATGAGCAAAAAGACGTACATGCTCGATACGAACATCTGTTCGTTCATCATGCGCGAACGCCCCGAGGCGGTACTGGCCAAGCTGGAACAAGCAGTTATCCACCAGCACCGGATAGTCGTTTCAGCAATTACCTACTCCGAAATGCGTTTCGGGGCCGCCAACCCCAAGGCATCGCCCAAGGTGGCTGCGATGGTCAACGCCTTCGTCCAGCGACTGGACGCCATCCTGTCTTGGGACGCCGCCGCCGTGGATCAAACAACACAGATCCGCACTACCCTCGCCCGCCTGGGCACGCCCATTGGCAACAACGATGCAGCCATTGCCGGCCACGCCCTGGCCGCTGGGTGTGTGCTGGTCACGAACAACACCCGCGAATTTGCCCGCGTGCCTGGCCTAGTCCTCGAGGACTGGACCCAACCCACCACTACCAAGAGTTGA